DNA sequence from the Geminocystis sp. M7585_C2015_104 genome:
AATGGCATTGTTCACCCCGTTTACACTGGCTAGGGGGTGGGATTTGGGCACTAGGGTGGGATGTACTCTAACTTGTAGTGGGGCATTTTCATCGGCTTGCTGGTGGTCTGGGAATGAGGCAATAGCTAGTAACTTGATCACAAAGCCCAGTTTGTCGGCATAGTTTATATCACTGCTGGTAATTTTAGTTATCCCCTCACAGTAAACCTCTTCCCGTTTCAGATAACAACCGAAGGCGAGGGAGGCAAGAATAGCTATTTTGTCCGCCGCATCATAGCCTTCCACATCGGCAGTCGGATCCGCTTCTGCATAGCCTAATTTCTGGGCAGTGGCCAACACGGAGGAAAAGTCTGCCCCTTTTTGGGTCATTTCTGTCAGGATGTAATTGGTTGTGCCATTGACAATTCCAATTATGTTACGAAAGCGATTGGCGCCAAGGGACTGCTTAAGAGGCTCAACAATAGGAATCCCGCCTCCCACTGCTGCCTCCAGCAATACGTAGACATTGGCCCTGTTGGCAGCGGCAAAGATTTCTCTACCGTAACGGGCGATAACGGCTTTGTTGGCGGTGACCACGTGTTTCCCGTGGGCTATGGCTTTGAGAATGAGACTGCGGGCTGGCTCTAATCCTCCTATTAGTTCTACCACAATATCTATTTCCGGATTGGTGACAATGGCTTCCAAATCTGTGGTCAGGAGGCTGGGAGGCACGTCTATGTTGCGTTTTTTTGTCAGGGATCTAACTCCAATCTGATGGAGGGTTATTTCTTTTAATAGGGGGTGTCTGCCTTCAGGGTGTAAAATTATGTCTGCAGTACCACTGCCTACAGTGCCCAGTCCTAATAAACCTATCTTAAAAGCCACAGTGTCTATCCTTGGTCTTGTCTTGTTCTCATCTCTGCCTATTGTACACCCAACCGTTGACAGTTAGGGCGTTTATTTTACGTAAGCCGCCATCAGCCCTAGGTTAAAGTATTCTTGAATCACTAGATATTTCCCCTCTAGACGGGCACTAAAGGTGAAAAAACTCTTGAGACGGTTGTTGGGAATTTTGCCTTTTAGTTCCACCTTAAAGCAGGGGGCTCCCTTTCTGAGGGGGTAGTTGTTGTGATATATTTTTACCACTACCTTCTCTCTGGACTTGGAAGAATAGACTACTTCTCCTCGGACAGAAAAATAATTTTCCGGCAGAGGGGGGTTTTGAGGGGAGGCGGGTTTGTAAATGCCGGCAATTTGAAAATGAAGCTCATCCTTCCCTGGTAGACTATGAGGATATACTACCCACAGTTGTGCCTCTTCCAGGTTAATATGCTTTTTAACCGTACAGATGGTTTTTCCCAACAACACTGCCGAGAATGAATAGTTTTCTTCTGTTGTCAACACCCCCTTTGTCAAAACTCCCTCCTCCGGCTTATATATACCTTTAACTACTCCTATAGCGCGATACTGAAGAGGATGAGAGGGGATGCCGATGGCGGGGTGTTCGAGGGGAAAAAGGTTGGAGGAAGAAAAAAGACTGTTATTCACATCCCTGCCGTTGGTGACCAGAAAACTAGGTTAACATTGAAATACGGCCAATAAGCCACGAACGAACGTAGGAGGATACGGGTGGCTAGGCCTCTGGGTTCGGTTTTTGTTTATCTATTTCTAGAATAGGGCAATCAAAGGCATCTAGGCAATGAACACGGCAGAATTACTAGTCAAATGTTTGGAAAATGAGGGTGTGGAGTATGTATTTGGCTTACCGGGGGAAGAAAATCTACACCTGCTGGCGGCTTTGAAGGACTCCCCCATTAGATTTATCACCACCCGTCACGAACAGGGGGCAGCCTTCATGGCCGATGTCTATGGCAGACTGACGGGGAAAGCCGGGGTTTGTCTCTCCACTTTAGGCCCTGGTGCTACAAATCTGATGACGGGTGTAGCTGACGCCAATCTGGACGGGGCACCCTTAGTGGCCATCACCGGACAGGTGGGCACTGACCGTATGCACATCGAATCACATCAGTACCTCGACTTGGTGGCCATGTTTGCCCCTGTGACCAAATGGAACCAACAAATTGTAAGGCCTAGTATTACACCCGAGGTGGTGAGAAAGGCCTTTAAAATAGCACAAATGGAGAAACCGGGGGCGGTGCATATAGACCTGCCGGAGAATATCGCCGCCATGGCTGTAGAAGGGGAACCTCTCCCCACTGGCATTCAGGAGAAGGTATATGCCTCCTATCGTAGTATCAACAGTGCGGCAGTGGCCATTGCTAAGGCCAAAAATCCCATCATCCTGGCGGGAAACGGTGTAATTCGCGCCCGTGCCTCTCAGGCTTTAACGGAATTTGCCACCCGCCTCAACATACCTGTAGCTAACACTTTCATGGGCAAGGGGGCCATTCCCTATCGTCATCCTTTAGCCTTGTGGGCGGTTGGGCTACAACAACGGGATTTCATCAGCTGCGCCTTTGAAGAAGCGGATTTGGTAATTGCCGTGGGTTACGACTTGATTGAATACTCTCCTAAACGTTGGAATCCTAATGGCACCATCCCCATTGTACATATTGCCTCCACTGCCGCCGAAATTGACAGTAGTTATATTCCCATCGTGGAGGTGGTGGGGGATATTTCCGATTCCTTGATGGAGATTTTACAAAGATGCGATCGCACTGGTAAGCCAACCCCCTTTGCGGTATCCCTCAGGGAGGAGATTGTGGCGGATTATGAGCGCTATGCCGAAGATGACAGTTTCCCCCTCAAACCCCAAAAAATTATTTATGATTTAAGAGAGGTGATGGGCTCAGAGGATATTGTCATTTCTGATGTAGGGGCTCATAAAATGTGGATTGCCCGTCACTATCACTGCGAAAGCCCCAACACCTGTATTATCTCTAACGGTTTTGCCGCCATGGGCATTGCCATACCTGGGGCCATTGCCGCTAAACTGGTTTATCCCAACAGAAAAGTGGTGGCAGTGACGGGGGATGGCGGTTTTATGATGAATTGCCAGGAGTTGGAAACTGCTTTGCGGGTGGGCACTCCTTTTGTCACCCTTATCTTCAATGACAATGGCTATGGCTTGATTGCCTGGAAACAGATGAATCAATTTGGTTACACCTGTTATGTGGATTTCAGCAATCCCGATTTTGTCAAGTTTGCAGAGAGTATGGGGTTAAAGGGTTATAGGGTAGAGGCAGCCAGCGATTTAATTCCCATCCTCAAAACTGCCCTGGAAGACGAGGTCCCTGCTATTATTGACTGTCCAGTGGACTATCGTGAGAATCTCCGTTTTTCCCAAAGGGCTGGAAATCTCAACTGTCCTTCCATGTAGGACAACAAAGCTGTTACAATTGATGAGCGGTATTCCTTTGAACTGCTCGTCATACTGTCCTACTAATGGCCACAGAAATCAAGGACGACACTGTCCTACGACAAAAAATAACTGGTGCCAGGAGGTTTAGCAATTTCTTTTGGGCTATTGTTACCTCCCTGGGGGGTGTAGGTTTTCTCTTAGCTGGGTTGTCTAGCTGTTTCCACACAAACCTGTTACTAGTCACCGAT
Encoded proteins:
- a CDS encoding homoserine dehydrogenase; this translates as MAFKIGLLGLGTVGSGTADIILHPEGRHPLLKEITLHQIGVRSLTKKRNIDVPPSLLTTDLEAIVTNPEIDIVVELIGGLEPARSLILKAIAHGKHVVTANKAVIARYGREIFAAANRANVYVLLEAAVGGGIPIVEPLKQSLGANRFRNIIGIVNGTTNYILTEMTQKGADFSSVLATAQKLGYAEADPTADVEGYDAADKIAILASLAFGCYLKREEVYCEGITKITSSDINYADKLGFVIKLLAIASFPDHQQADENAPLQVRVHPTLVPKSHPLASVNGVNNAILVEGDPLGQVMFYGPGAGSGPTASAVVADIMNIVGVLATNPQPSRLDALLSYAPQGEREISPISEVYTRFYARFLCEDVPGVIGHLGTAFGRANVSLESVVQIGLVDELAEIVVVTHHVREGDFRKAISDIQGIEAIKSVANIIRVL
- a CDS encoding 2-dehydropantoate 2-reductase; the encoded protein is MNNSLFSSSNLFPLEHPAIGIPSHPLQYRAIGVVKGIYKPEEGVLTKGVLTTEENYSFSAVLLGKTICTVKKHINLEEAQLWVVYPHSLPGKDELHFQIAGIYKPASPQNPPLPENYFSVRGEVVYSSKSREKVVVKIYHNNYPLRKGAPCFKVELKGKIPNNRLKSFFTFSARLEGKYLVIQEYFNLGLMAAYVK
- a CDS encoding acetolactate synthase large subunit, which codes for MNTAELLVKCLENEGVEYVFGLPGEENLHLLAALKDSPIRFITTRHEQGAAFMADVYGRLTGKAGVCLSTLGPGATNLMTGVADANLDGAPLVAITGQVGTDRMHIESHQYLDLVAMFAPVTKWNQQIVRPSITPEVVRKAFKIAQMEKPGAVHIDLPENIAAMAVEGEPLPTGIQEKVYASYRSINSAAVAIAKAKNPIILAGNGVIRARASQALTEFATRLNIPVANTFMGKGAIPYRHPLALWAVGLQQRDFISCAFEEADLVIAVGYDLIEYSPKRWNPNGTIPIVHIASTAAEIDSSYIPIVEVVGDISDSLMEILQRCDRTGKPTPFAVSLREEIVADYERYAEDDSFPLKPQKIIYDLREVMGSEDIVISDVGAHKMWIARHYHCESPNTCIISNGFAAMGIAIPGAIAAKLVYPNRKVVAVTGDGGFMMNCQELETALRVGTPFVTLIFNDNGYGLIAWKQMNQFGYTCYVDFSNPDFVKFAESMGLKGYRVEAASDLIPILKTALEDEVPAIIDCPVDYRENLRFSQRAGNLNCPSM